In the genome of Phlebotomus papatasi isolate M1 chromosome 2, Ppap_2.1, whole genome shotgun sequence, one region contains:
- the LOC129803388 gene encoding BTB/POZ domain-containing protein 6-B-like, which produces MPDYLSLNTNGYATSRMETNSTSSIDTMETFWSGNECIEERLSKFICNEFLSDMIFVVGKEKKRVPGHKFILNSCSWQFYNAFNLLKLDKDELSVEDVSYESFLGFLSYCYTGKVVLGNGNAFDIYKLAQRFQIDHLLGLCEDCIFTSVSKNTCMELYSKSTFLEEDSDLKIKILNTIEENFSYLIQDWSVMKIFVDLPLALLREIVALEHLQSDEMELFDALMKWATQACYKIKILPSAKNLRKILCDVFYKIRFPAMKMEWFVEILAKYPEMLTPHEISNISHAIRGDVKVCSKFNHNPRRNNFPMLRNSMKLEITEGTLVPCYLNTLQMMNISTSAMSIKFRGDKSKVLLGYGFIAQKGHKLNIISCKIKQENSFGHENLTTSFGTRYKLSWDYDLIIVRFGRKQSVMNKTNNWYELCCTFDKNVAHLSSESLSSFGEVKINEIYVRTGQYAIIPYLVFE; this is translated from the exons ATGCCGGATTATCTTAGTTTGAACACAAACGGATACGCTACTTCCAG GATGGAAACTAATTCTACCTCAAGTATTGACACGATGGAGACTTTTTGGAGTGGAAATGAATGTATTGAGGAGAGGCTATCGAAGTTCATTTGCAATGAATTCCTCTCAGATATGATTTTTGTGGTTGGAAAAGAAAAGAAGAGAGTTCCTGGACACAAGTTCATTCTAAATTCATGCAGTTGGCAGTTCTACAATGCATTCAATCTGCTAAAGTTGGACAAAGATGAACTTTCGGTTGAGGATGTGTCTTATGAGTCATTTCTAGGATTTCTCAGTTATTGCTACACGGGAAAGGTAGTTTTGGGTAATGGGAATGCATTTGACATTTACAAATTGGCTCAGAGATTCCAAATTGATCATCTTCTGGGTCTCTGTGAGGATTGTATCTTTACCAGTGTCTCAAAGAATACGTGCATGGAGTTGTACAGCAAAAGTACATTTCTGGAGGAAGATTCAGATCTTAAAATAAAGATCTTAAATACCATTGAGGAAAATTTTTCCTACCTCATACAAGATTGGTCAGTAATGAAAATCTTTGTGGATCTTCCATTGGCATTACTGAGAGAAATTGTTGCTTTGGAGCATTTGCAGTCAGATGAAATGGAATTGTTTGATGCCCTGATGAAATGGGCAACTCAGGCCTGCTACAAAATTAAGATTTTGCCATCAGCTAAGAATCTTCGGAAGATTCTCTGTGATGTCTTCTACAAGATTCGCTTCCCAGCCATGAAAATGGAATGGTTTGTGGAGATTCTGGCGAAATATCCAGAAATGCTGACACCACACGAAATTTCCAATATTTCCCATGCCATCAGGGGTGATGTTAAGGTCTGCTCGAAGTTCAATCACAATCCCAGAAGGAATAACTTTCCAATGTTGAGGAATTCAATGAAGCTGGAAATTACGGAAGGAACTCTTGTGCCATGCTACCTCAATACATTGCAAATGATGAATATTTCCACATCAGCAATGTCCATTAAATTCAGGGGTGATAAATCCAAAGTTTTGCTTGGATATGGCTTCATTGCCCAAAAGGGCCACAAACTGAATATCATATCGTGCAAAATCAAGCAAGAAAATTCTTTTGGACATGAAAATTTAACGACTTCCTTTGGGACGCGCTACAAATTAAGCTGGGACTATGACTTGATAATTGTCCGCTTCGGACGTAAGCAGAGCGTGATGAATAAGACCAACAATTGGTACGAGCTTTGCTGCACATTCGACAAAAATGTTGCCCATTTGAGTTCAGAATCTCTCTCGTCATTTGGCGAAGTGAAGATCAATGAAATTTACGTTAGAACTGGACAATACGCTATAATTCCTTACTTGGTTTTTGAATAA